One Streptomyces fagopyri DNA window includes the following coding sequences:
- a CDS encoding alginate lyase family protein, which produces MTMSAGWYLRRLSRMGPREVGGRVGDAVRRRRWRSALPDGPSVTGARFTAVLPAGTIDAVPPDAAKRLVAEADRLLAGHAEYFGVDRDDLADPDWFYDPKTGRRAPEGYAFDVPYRDEDAVGDIKQIWEPSRHQHLTVLAAAYAITGDERYAQRVAEHLRSWWSANPPLRSVHWTSGIELGIRLLSWVWIRRLLDGWPGAAGLFEDNPVALRQIWHHQRWLAAFPSRGSSANNHVIAEAAGQFAAACAFGWFPSSARWRADALRSLERHLRGNTFGSGLNRELATEYHGLVLELGLAAVAEADAAGVPVPASVHLVLLRMTDALAAVVDNRLRPPRQGDADDGHGLIVDGAGTDRWASLLATGDAVFGRLDWWPAVTGTDVRTPLLAALIRSYPHSGTAPSRPAGRPAHFADAGMTVLRGPAEIWCRCDGGPHGFLSIAAHAHADALSVEVRHDGVDVLADPGTYCYHGQPAWRQYFRSTLGHNTLQLDGGDQSVSGGPFLWTRHARSRVLVAEPSDASAGGTARWCAEHDGYQRSVHRRRVELTAASRELRVVDEVRGPRRAVRLAFHLGPAIAADLVDDRAVLTWTRDGEDRSAALDLPGQLTWRAHRGESDPPLGWYSAGFGRKEPTTTLVGTGVADSTAEFTTVLTFHG; this is translated from the coding sequence ATGACCATGAGCGCGGGCTGGTACCTGCGTCGGCTGTCCCGGATGGGACCGCGCGAGGTCGGCGGCCGGGTGGGCGACGCGGTGCGCAGACGGCGGTGGCGGTCGGCGCTGCCGGACGGCCCGAGCGTGACCGGTGCCCGGTTCACCGCCGTGCTGCCCGCGGGGACGATCGACGCGGTGCCGCCGGACGCCGCGAAACGTCTCGTCGCCGAGGCGGACCGGCTGCTGGCCGGACACGCCGAGTACTTCGGGGTGGACCGCGACGACCTGGCCGACCCGGACTGGTTCTACGACCCGAAGACCGGACGCCGGGCCCCGGAGGGCTACGCCTTCGACGTTCCGTACCGCGACGAGGACGCGGTCGGGGACATCAAGCAGATCTGGGAACCGTCCCGGCATCAGCACCTCACCGTGCTCGCGGCCGCCTACGCGATCACCGGCGACGAGCGGTACGCCCAGCGGGTGGCCGAACACCTGCGGTCGTGGTGGTCGGCCAATCCGCCGCTGCGCTCGGTGCACTGGACCAGCGGCATCGAGCTGGGGATCCGGCTGCTGTCCTGGGTGTGGATCCGCCGGCTGCTCGACGGCTGGCCGGGCGCGGCCGGACTGTTCGAGGACAACCCGGTGGCGCTCCGGCAGATCTGGCACCACCAGCGCTGGCTGGCGGCCTTCCCCAGCCGGGGTTCGTCGGCGAACAACCACGTCATCGCCGAGGCCGCCGGGCAGTTCGCCGCGGCCTGCGCCTTCGGGTGGTTCCCGTCCTCGGCGCGTTGGCGGGCCGACGCGCTGCGGTCGCTGGAGCGGCATCTGCGGGGCAACACCTTCGGCTCCGGCCTCAACCGCGAACTGGCCACCGAGTATCACGGACTGGTGCTGGAGCTCGGCCTGGCCGCGGTGGCCGAGGCGGACGCCGCCGGCGTGCCGGTCCCCGCGTCGGTCCATCTGGTGCTGCTGCGGATGACCGACGCGCTCGCGGCCGTCGTGGACAACCGGCTGCGGCCGCCGCGCCAGGGCGACGCGGACGACGGACACGGTCTGATCGTGGACGGCGCGGGCACCGACCGCTGGGCCTCGCTGCTGGCCACCGGGGACGCCGTGTTCGGCCGGCTCGACTGGTGGCCGGCGGTGACCGGCACCGATGTGCGCACCCCGCTGCTGGCCGCGCTCATCCGCTCGTACCCGCACAGCGGAACCGCGCCGTCCCGCCCGGCCGGCCGGCCCGCTCATTTCGCCGACGCGGGCATGACCGTCCTGCGTGGTCCCGCGGAGATCTGGTGCCGCTGCGACGGTGGTCCGCACGGGTTCCTGTCCATCGCCGCGCATGCCCACGCGGACGCGCTGTCCGTGGAGGTCCGGCACGACGGGGTCGACGTGCTCGCCGACCCGGGGACGTACTGCTACCACGGGCAGCCCGCGTGGCGGCAGTACTTCCGTTCGACCCTCGGTCACAACACCCTGCAACTGGACGGCGGTGACCAGTCCGTCTCCGGCGGGCCGTTCCTGTGGACCCGGCACGCCCGCAGCCGCGTCCTGGTCGCGGAGCCGTCCGACGCCTCCGCGGGGGGCACGGCCCGCTGGTGCGCCGAGCACGACGGCTACCAGCGCTCCGTGCACCGCCGCCGGGTGGAGCTGACGGCCGCGAGCCGGGAGCTGAGAGTGGTCGACGAGGTGCGCGGCCCGCGCCGGGCCGTGCGCCTGGCGTTCCACCTCGGCCCGGCGATCGCCGCCGATCTGGTGGACGACCGGGCGGTGCTCACCTGGACGAGGGACGGCGAGGACCGCTCCGCGGCGCTCGACCTGCCGGGGCAGTTGACCTGGCGGGCGCATCGCGGCGAGAGCGACCCACCGCTCGGCTGGTACTCCGCGGGCTTCGGGCGCAAGGAACCCACCACCACGCTGGTCGGCACCGGGGTCGCCGACAGCACGGCGGAGTTCACCACCGTACTCACGTTCCACGGCTAG
- a CDS encoding bi-domain-containing oxidoreductase, which produces MKQVVQNYKSGELAVLDVPVPGCKPGGVLVRSAYSLISTGTELMKVSEAGMSMVGKARSRPDQVAKVMQSVATNGVPATYRKVMGKLDSYTPLGYSLCGVVEQVGSGIDDVKVGDLVACAGNEHALHAELNWVPKNLYTPVPDGLAPRHAAFGTVGSIAMQGVRQGEPQLGEVALVIGLGLIGQLVVQLLSAAGVRVVGADPDPARCELAESVGAAACGDPASAAVEAAVAELTGGHGVDQVYLAAGGGSNQPVELAARLCRDRGRVVDIGKCRLDLPWNAYYEKELDVRFSRSYGPGRYDPAYELEGRDYPIGYVRWTERRNLACFLDLLARGRVDVEPLISHVADFDDAVETYRSLKDGDLKAVAVLFRYPEQKEEAEDAGGAEAPVVAVPAVRRGGGASAPARSADAPVRLAFVGAGNYATSMLLPHLAQRDGVELSTVVTTTALSAANAKRKFGFAGATTDLDAVLGDKSVDAVFVVTRHSSHAELTRRALLAGKAVFVEKPLALTEDELAGVLAAVEESGNDRLQVGFNRRFAPLLQEARTRFGARTGPASLRYLVNAGRLQQGSWYLQQGTEGSRFAGEGGHFIDTASWLLDADPVSVYAVAPSGNEDLQVVLHYPDGSTAAISYVTTGAPSFPKETLDLVADGKVLRLDDFVRASLYFDGRAGRKRWVSSRLPKARDKGQSAELAAFVRAVRTGGPMPVPLESLVATTAATLAVRAGLAGGVPVTLASAR; this is translated from the coding sequence GTGAAGCAGGTTGTTCAGAACTACAAGAGCGGCGAGCTGGCGGTGCTCGACGTGCCGGTACCGGGATGCAAGCCGGGCGGTGTGCTGGTCCGCAGCGCGTACTCGCTGATCTCCACCGGGACCGAGCTCATGAAGGTGTCCGAGGCCGGCATGTCGATGGTGGGCAAGGCCCGCTCCCGGCCGGACCAGGTGGCCAAGGTCATGCAGAGCGTGGCCACCAACGGGGTGCCCGCCACCTATCGCAAGGTGATGGGCAAGCTGGACTCCTACACGCCGCTGGGCTACTCGCTGTGCGGGGTGGTCGAGCAGGTCGGCTCCGGGATCGACGACGTGAAGGTCGGCGACCTCGTGGCCTGCGCCGGCAACGAGCACGCCTTGCACGCCGAGTTGAACTGGGTGCCGAAGAACCTGTACACCCCGGTACCGGACGGACTCGCGCCCCGGCACGCGGCCTTCGGCACCGTCGGGTCGATCGCGATGCAGGGTGTGCGTCAAGGCGAGCCGCAGCTCGGCGAGGTGGCGCTGGTCATCGGCCTCGGGCTGATCGGGCAGCTCGTCGTGCAGCTGCTCTCCGCCGCGGGAGTCCGCGTCGTCGGGGCCGACCCCGACCCGGCGCGCTGCGAGCTCGCCGAGAGCGTGGGCGCGGCGGCCTGCGGCGATCCCGCGTCCGCGGCCGTGGAAGCCGCCGTCGCCGAACTCACCGGCGGTCATGGCGTGGACCAGGTGTACCTGGCCGCCGGCGGCGGCAGCAACCAGCCGGTCGAGCTGGCCGCGCGGCTCTGCCGGGACCGCGGCCGGGTCGTCGACATCGGCAAGTGCCGTCTGGACCTGCCGTGGAACGCGTACTACGAGAAGGAGCTCGACGTCCGGTTCTCGCGCTCGTACGGCCCCGGGCGCTACGACCCCGCGTACGAGCTCGAAGGCCGGGACTACCCGATCGGATACGTGCGCTGGACCGAGCGCCGCAACCTGGCCTGCTTCCTCGACCTTCTCGCCCGCGGCCGCGTCGACGTGGAGCCCCTGATCTCCCACGTCGCCGACTTCGACGACGCCGTCGAGACGTACCGGAGCCTGAAGGACGGCGACCTCAAGGCCGTGGCCGTGCTGTTCCGGTACCCCGAGCAGAAGGAGGAAGCGGAGGATGCGGGGGGAGCCGAGGCCCCGGTCGTGGCCGTGCCCGCGGTGCGACGCGGCGGCGGTGCGTCCGCCCCGGCCCGGTCCGCCGACGCTCCGGTGCGGCTGGCGTTCGTCGGCGCGGGGAACTACGCGACGTCGATGCTGCTGCCGCACCTGGCGCAGCGCGACGGCGTCGAGTTGTCCACGGTCGTCACCACGACGGCGCTCTCCGCGGCCAACGCGAAGCGGAAGTTCGGCTTCGCCGGCGCGACCACCGATCTCGACGCCGTGCTCGGTGACAAGTCCGTCGACGCGGTGTTCGTCGTCACCCGGCACAGTTCGCACGCCGAACTGACCCGCCGCGCGCTGCTGGCCGGCAAGGCGGTGTTCGTGGAGAAGCCGTTGGCGCTCACCGAGGACGAGCTGGCCGGCGTGCTCGCGGCGGTCGAGGAATCCGGCAACGACCGCTTGCAGGTGGGCTTCAACCGCCGGTTCGCGCCGCTGTTGCAGGAGGCCAGGACGCGGTTCGGCGCCCGGACCGGTCCGGCGAGCCTGCGCTACCTGGTCAACGCGGGCCGGCTCCAGCAGGGCAGCTGGTACCTCCAACAGGGCACCGAGGGTTCGCGGTTCGCCGGCGAGGGCGGACACTTCATCGACACGGCGAGCTGGCTGCTGGACGCCGACCCGGTGTCGGTGTACGCGGTCGCCCCGTCCGGCAACGAGGACCTGCAGGTCGTGCTGCACTACCCGGACGGGTCCACCGCCGCCATCAGCTACGTCACCACCGGCGCGCCCAGCTTCCCCAAGGAGACGCTGGACCTCGTCGCGGACGGCAAGGTGCTGCGGCTCGACGACTTCGTCCGTGCCTCGCTGTATTTCGACGGCAGGGCCGGCCGTAAGCGGTGGGTCAGTTCGCGGCTCCCCAAGGCCCGGGACAAGGGCCAGTCCGCCGAACTCGCCGCGTTCGTCAGGGCCGTGCGGACCGGCGGGCCGATGCCGGTGCCGCTGGAGTCGCTGGTCGCCACCACGGCCGCCACCCTCGCCGTACGGGCCGGCCTCGCGGGCGGCGTCCCGGTGACGCTGGCGAGTGCTCGATGA
- the asnB gene encoding asparagine synthase (glutamine-hydrolyzing): MCGVAGTYRWPDGKAVADRLTDTLAHRGPDGAGRYSHPVGDGEVHLGHRRLAIVDLSETGAQPMVSDGLVLTYNGELYNAPDLRAELAAAGVRFRGTSDTEVLLEAWRRWGTDCLPRLRGMFAFGIFDERTGELVLARDQLGIKPLFMLRRGEGLVFASELKALAAVTGGSLEVDHAALVASLLYYWVPDSRCAFREAEKLPPGSWLRCRPDGSVERGRYWHLRDVAAEGRERIRSGEQPDLAAIVEESTRRHMLSDVPVATFLSGGLDSSYLTALAARHQPGISAYTIGFRAEDAKFEAMPDDLRYARQVAEQFGVDLHEIEIAPNVLDLLPRMTYDLDEPIGDPAAINTFLICSAAREAGVKVMLSGMGADELFAGYRKHLANLMALRYQRVPRPLRRGLSRAVDRLPVATARRGYRSVRFAKRFLSFADLPEETAFRRSYTMYDREELLALVDPDLAGTVDDVLTEHADVYQDNELDDFVNRMCLGDARMFLPGLNLAYTDRSSMAASTEVRVPYVDVEVVRAAFAVPGDRKIVGRQGKAVLKEAAASVLPREIVYRPKGLFSAPLRAWMSRDLAPLVREVVNDGVLVNSGFLRRDALARMVAADAAGQQDFSKHLWHVLTLEYWYRDAISGSGQNARSAA, encoded by the coding sequence ATGTGTGGCGTCGCAGGCACCTACCGATGGCCGGACGGCAAGGCCGTGGCCGACCGGCTCACCGACACCCTCGCCCACCGAGGTCCGGACGGGGCAGGACGGTACAGCCATCCAGTCGGTGACGGCGAAGTGCACCTCGGGCACCGCCGGCTGGCCATCGTCGACCTGTCCGAGACCGGCGCCCAGCCGATGGTCTCGGACGGCCTCGTCCTGACGTACAACGGGGAGCTGTACAACGCGCCCGACCTGCGTGCCGAGTTGGCGGCCGCCGGGGTGCGCTTCCGCGGGACCTCCGACACCGAGGTGCTGCTGGAGGCCTGGCGGCGCTGGGGCACGGACTGCCTGCCCCGGCTGCGCGGCATGTTCGCGTTCGGGATCTTCGACGAGCGAACCGGTGAACTGGTCCTCGCCCGCGACCAGCTCGGCATCAAGCCGCTGTTCATGCTCCGGCGCGGTGAGGGTCTGGTGTTCGCCTCCGAGCTCAAGGCGCTCGCCGCCGTGACCGGTGGGTCGCTGGAGGTGGACCACGCGGCGCTGGTGGCCTCGCTGCTGTACTACTGGGTGCCGGACTCGCGCTGCGCGTTCCGCGAGGCGGAGAAGCTGCCGCCGGGGAGCTGGCTCCGCTGCCGGCCCGACGGCTCGGTGGAGCGCGGCCGTTACTGGCACCTGAGGGACGTCGCCGCGGAGGGCCGGGAGCGGATCCGCAGCGGCGAGCAGCCTGATCTGGCCGCCATCGTCGAGGAGTCGACCCGGCGGCACATGCTCTCCGACGTGCCCGTGGCGACCTTCCTCTCGGGCGGTCTCGACTCCAGCTACCTGACCGCGCTCGCGGCCCGTCACCAACCCGGGATCTCCGCCTACACGATCGGGTTCCGCGCCGAGGACGCCAAGTTCGAGGCGATGCCCGACGACCTGCGCTACGCCCGGCAGGTGGCCGAGCAGTTCGGCGTCGACCTGCACGAGATCGAGATCGCCCCGAACGTGCTCGACCTGCTGCCGCGGATGACGTACGACCTGGACGAGCCGATCGGCGACCCCGCCGCGATCAACACGTTCCTGATCTGCTCGGCCGCCCGGGAGGCCGGGGTCAAGGTGATGCTCTCGGGGATGGGCGCCGACGAGCTGTTCGCCGGATACCGCAAGCACCTGGCCAACCTGATGGCGCTGCGCTACCAGCGCGTCCCCCGGCCCCTGCGGCGCGGCCTGTCCAGGGCCGTGGACCGGCTTCCGGTCGCCACGGCCCGCCGGGGGTACCGGTCGGTGCGTTTCGCGAAGCGGTTCCTGTCCTTCGCCGATCTGCCGGAGGAGACCGCGTTCCGGCGCAGCTACACCATGTACGACCGGGAGGAGTTGCTCGCCCTGGTCGACCCGGACCTGGCCGGCACGGTCGACGACGTGCTGACCGAGCACGCGGACGTCTACCAGGACAACGAATTGGACGACTTCGTCAACCGCATGTGCCTGGGCGACGCCCGGATGTTCCTGCCGGGCCTGAACCTCGCCTACACGGACCGGTCGAGCATGGCCGCGTCGACCGAGGTGCGGGTGCCGTACGTGGACGTCGAGGTGGTCAGGGCGGCGTTCGCCGTGCCCGGCGATCGCAAGATCGTCGGACGGCAGGGCAAGGCCGTCCTCAAGGAGGCGGCCGCCTCGGTCCTGCCCCGGGAGATCGTGTACCGGCCCAAGGGTCTGTTCAGCGCCCCGCTGCGCGCCTGGATGAGCCGGGATCTGGCGCCGCTGGTGCGCGAGGTGGTGAACGACGGCGTGCTCGTGAACTCCGGGTTCCTGCGCCGTGACGCGCTGGCGCGCATGGTCGCCGCGGACGCGGCCGGGCAGCAGGACTTCTCCAAGCATCTGTGGCACGTGCTGACCCTCGAGTACTGGTACCGCGACGCGATCTCCGGGTCCGGCCAGAACGCTCGCTCGGCGGCGTAG
- a CDS encoding Wzz/FepE/Etk N-terminal domain-containing protein, with translation MTTSTSSESPAAAPLLDLHALVVAVRRRRRLWCSMAVLGLLAGTALAVLLPEPPTAVTKVLVAHQEDQPNDPGTLIRTDVALLQTTRIADKALRSLDSPVKPEDFMRDYTGVGLTNNLLQITVTADSDAEAVTRAKALADAFVADHVRRIQDAANAESKALLDQRDRMQTELAQVNKSIGSGSPDSGPKASADLESLFARRAELTSRITDFSQRAAEARVGTPQLVAGTQIVDAPRAVRHSLPRTAATNGVIGLVLGLVLGLAVAALGTVVADRPVLRREIAANLGASIIAELPRRPRRLWRRRRIRVARERLTASLARTVRNSAEPVSLLELGCARGASVIALDLAVALAADGPVVVIDGLPGRQLAGRRQKPGDPTVVGGERAATLSHQDLRLGVGSVSPGTAWTDLQYLGTQTVLVVRAGHGSAAWLHTVARQLADQRIPVIGVVLIDPDPRDRTDGTLWDGLHTALRGQIERLARQHGTGPRRTERLPMWAARVPDSDQEAR, from the coding sequence GTGACGACGAGTACATCTTCGGAGTCGCCGGCGGCCGCTCCGCTGCTCGACCTGCACGCGCTGGTGGTGGCGGTGCGCAGACGGCGCCGTCTCTGGTGCTCCATGGCGGTACTGGGGCTGCTCGCCGGCACGGCGCTCGCGGTCCTGCTGCCGGAGCCGCCGACCGCGGTGACCAAGGTGCTGGTCGCGCATCAGGAGGACCAGCCGAACGACCCCGGAACGCTGATCCGCACCGATGTCGCGCTGCTGCAGACCACGCGGATCGCCGACAAGGCCCTGCGGTCCCTCGACTCCCCGGTGAAACCCGAGGACTTCATGCGGGACTACACGGGTGTCGGCCTGACCAACAACCTGCTGCAGATCACCGTGACAGCCGACAGTGACGCGGAGGCGGTGACCCGCGCCAAGGCGCTGGCCGACGCGTTCGTCGCGGACCATGTGCGGCGGATCCAGGACGCCGCGAACGCCGAGTCCAAGGCCCTGCTCGACCAGCGTGACCGCATGCAGACCGAACTCGCCCAGGTCAACAAGTCGATCGGGAGCGGATCGCCGGACAGCGGGCCGAAGGCGTCGGCGGACCTGGAGTCGCTCTTCGCCCGCCGGGCCGAACTCACTTCCCGGATCACCGACTTCAGTCAGCGCGCCGCGGAAGCACGCGTCGGCACGCCCCAGCTCGTCGCCGGCACGCAGATCGTGGACGCCCCGCGCGCCGTGCGGCACTCCCTGCCCAGGACCGCCGCCACCAACGGCGTGATCGGGCTCGTCCTCGGGCTGGTCCTCGGGCTCGCGGTGGCCGCGCTCGGCACCGTGGTGGCGGACCGCCCCGTGCTGCGCCGGGAGATCGCGGCGAACCTCGGTGCCTCGATCATCGCCGAGCTGCCCCGCCGGCCGCGCAGGCTGTGGCGGCGCCGCCGGATCCGGGTCGCACGCGAACGGCTCACCGCGTCCCTGGCCCGCACCGTGCGCAACTCCGCGGAACCGGTGTCCCTGCTGGAACTGGGCTGCGCGCGCGGCGCGAGCGTGATCGCCCTGGATCTCGCCGTGGCACTGGCGGCGGACGGGCCGGTCGTCGTCATCGACGGTCTGCCGGGCCGGCAGCTCGCGGGCCGCCGCCAGAAGCCGGGAGACCCGACCGTGGTCGGCGGCGAGCGTGCCGCGACCCTCTCCCATCAGGACCTGCGGCTCGGCGTCGGCTCGGTGTCGCCCGGCACGGCGTGGACCGATCTCCAGTACCTCGGCACGCAGACCGTGCTCGTCGTGCGTGCCGGGCACGGCAGCGCCGCATGGCTGCACACCGTGGCCCGACAACTCGCTGACCAGCGCATTCCGGTGATCGGTGTGGTGCTGATCGACCCCGATCCGCGTGACCGGACCGACGGCACGCTGTGGGACGGGCTGCACACCGCGCTGCGCGGCCAGATCGAGCGGCTGGCCCGGCAGCACGGGACGGGCCCGCGGCGGACGGAGCGGCTGCCGATGTGGGCGGCGCGCGTCCCGGACAGCGACCAGGAGGCGCGTTAG
- a CDS encoding Wzz/FepE/Etk N-terminal domain-containing protein, with amino-acid sequence MNDDTIRLVTIGRIIRRRWRLLTLLAVVGALVGYGTSLLFPPRYTTSASVLLPGAWEERELLTQAEIATSSVVVNRAATTLGWAGVSAGDLRDQVSAKATDGNIIKISGTAETPERAQQLSDQVAQQFVNFAARIVDDNTDPEAAAQLEALQQMVVQTSRRITELADAADPGQTVESVQTRTELEKLRTSLQEAITKLDQADPTANKANMVVMGPAARPAGEAPPTRTQLIVAGALLFFLLAVIGHLTAARMSRRLRTHPEIAAALGSALLGTVEVPGERRESRAGGRGPRARIRRLLGTDVRWDIPTPRRSGDEAGRQIRYRRVCARLRDEIPAPRRLLVVVPDGDEVARRAAGQLVAEAGNDPSPGSPNGEHPMLRVVGVSVSRPMVPDGDHESGALVVLSAGNWTAGELAGIAEACADAKHEVVGIVLAGTVRARSTRTAGGPRDAGRPRDTAAPMLAVGHDATGGSR; translated from the coding sequence TTGAACGACGACACGATACGCCTGGTCACGATCGGGCGGATTATCCGCCGGCGCTGGCGGCTCCTCACCCTTCTCGCCGTGGTGGGCGCGCTCGTCGGCTACGGCACCTCCCTGCTGTTTCCGCCGCGCTACACGACCTCGGCATCGGTACTGCTGCCGGGGGCGTGGGAGGAGCGCGAGCTGCTGACCCAGGCGGAGATCGCGACCAGCTCGGTGGTGGTCAACCGCGCGGCCACCACGCTCGGCTGGGCCGGGGTCAGCGCTGGTGATCTGCGGGACCAGGTGAGCGCCAAGGCCACCGACGGGAACATCATCAAGATCTCGGGCACGGCCGAAACCCCGGAGCGCGCGCAGCAACTCTCCGACCAGGTGGCCCAGCAGTTCGTCAACTTCGCCGCGCGGATCGTCGACGACAACACCGACCCCGAAGCGGCGGCGCAGCTCGAGGCGTTGCAGCAGATGGTGGTGCAGACCAGCCGCCGTATCACCGAACTGGCCGACGCGGCCGATCCGGGGCAGACGGTGGAGAGCGTGCAGACGCGCACCGAGCTCGAGAAGCTGCGCACCTCGCTGCAGGAGGCCATCACCAAGCTGGACCAGGCCGACCCGACCGCCAACAAGGCCAACATGGTCGTCATGGGGCCGGCGGCCCGGCCGGCCGGCGAGGCACCGCCGACGAGGACGCAGCTCATCGTCGCCGGGGCACTGCTGTTCTTCCTGCTCGCGGTCATCGGCCATCTCACCGCCGCTCGGATGAGTCGCCGGCTGCGCACCCACCCGGAGATCGCCGCGGCGCTGGGCTCGGCGCTTCTGGGTACCGTCGAGGTACCCGGCGAACGGCGTGAGTCCCGCGCCGGTGGCCGTGGCCCGCGGGCCCGGATCCGCCGGCTGCTGGGTACCGACGTCCGGTGGGACATACCGACCCCGCGGAGGTCCGGCGACGAGGCCGGCCGGCAGATCCGCTACCGGCGGGTGTGCGCCCGTCTCCGGGACGAGATACCGGCCCCCCGCCGGCTGCTGGTCGTCGTCCCCGACGGTGACGAGGTCGCCCGCCGGGCCGCCGGGCAGCTCGTCGCCGAGGCCGGGAACGATCCTTCCCCGGGTTCTCCGAACGGGGAACACCCCATGCTGCGGGTGGTCGGGGTCTCGGTGTCCCGGCCGATGGTGCCGGACGGCGACCACGAGTCCGGCGCCCTGGTGGTGCTCAGCGCGGGCAACTGGACCGCGGGCGAGCTCGCCGGCATCGCCGAGGCCTGTGCGGACGCCAAGCACGAGGTCGTCGGCATCGTTCTCGCCGGCACGGTCCGGGCCCGTTCGACCCGGACCGCCGGAGGTCCTCGGGATGCCGGCCGTCCCCGGGACACCGCCGCGCCGATGCTCGCGGTCGGCCACGACGCAACGGGAGGTTCAAGGTGA
- a CDS encoding glycosyltransferase family 4 protein — translation MLGETTSGDRADRRALILVENLSVPFDRRVWQECTTLRDAGWEVHVICPRGSKRDTEPEAVIDGVRIHRYPLRAATGGPAGYLREYGSALWHTVRLARKVGPVDVVHACNPPDLLFLPALWMKRRGARFVFDQHDLVPELYLSRFDRGKDMLYRAVCALERRTYRAADVVLATNESYRDVAVRRGGRRPEDVFVVRSAPDIERFHPVPPEPELKRGKPHLLCYLGVMGPQDGVDYALRALAKLRDELGRTDWHAVFVGAGDTFDAMVELSGRLGLSEHVQFTGRIPDADLVRYLSTADVCLSPDPHNPLNDVSTMNKVLEYMVMGRPVVSFDLREARVSAGDAAVYAPANDEAEFARLIALLLDDPEKRALMGKIGQERIGGQLSWRNSQRSLLAAYAAACRDDAPASAGDQDRAGTRPHS, via the coding sequence TTGCTTGGTGAAACGACCAGCGGCGACCGGGCAGACCGGCGTGCGCTGATCCTGGTGGAGAACCTGTCGGTGCCGTTCGACCGACGGGTGTGGCAGGAGTGCACGACGCTGCGCGACGCGGGCTGGGAGGTACACGTCATCTGCCCGCGCGGAAGCAAGCGGGACACGGAGCCGGAGGCCGTGATCGACGGGGTGCGGATACACCGCTACCCGTTGCGCGCGGCCACCGGCGGGCCGGCCGGCTACCTGCGGGAGTACGGCTCGGCGTTGTGGCACACGGTCCGGCTGGCCCGGAAGGTCGGTCCGGTCGACGTGGTCCACGCCTGCAACCCGCCCGACCTGCTGTTCCTGCCGGCCCTGTGGATGAAGCGGCGCGGAGCGCGGTTCGTCTTCGACCAGCACGACCTGGTACCCGAGCTGTACCTCTCCCGGTTCGACCGCGGCAAGGACATGCTCTACCGCGCCGTGTGCGCGCTGGAGCGGCGGACCTACCGGGCCGCGGACGTCGTGCTCGCCACGAACGAGAGCTACCGGGACGTCGCGGTGCGCCGCGGCGGCCGGCGGCCGGAGGACGTCTTCGTGGTGCGCAGCGCGCCCGACATCGAACGGTTCCACCCCGTACCACCCGAACCGGAGCTGAAGCGTGGCAAGCCTCATCTGCTGTGTTATCTCGGGGTCATGGGCCCGCAGGACGGCGTCGACTACGCCTTGCGGGCCCTCGCGAAGCTCCGCGACGAGCTGGGGCGCACCGACTGGCACGCGGTGTTCGTCGGCGCCGGCGACACCTTCGACGCGATGGTGGAGCTGTCCGGGCGGCTCGGCCTCTCGGAGCACGTGCAGTTCACCGGGCGCATTCCGGACGCGGATCTCGTGCGCTACCTGTCCACCGCCGACGTGTGCCTCTCCCCCGACCCGCACAATCCGCTCAACGACGTGTCGACCATGAACAAGGTCCTGGAGTACATGGTGATGGGCCGGCCGGTCGTCTCGTTCGACCTCCGGGAGGCGCGAGTCTCCGCCGGTGACGCCGCCGTCTACGCGCCCGCCAACGACGAGGCCGAGTTCGCCCGGCTCATCGCGCTGCTGCTGGACGATCCGGAGAAACGGGCCCTGATGGGCAAGATCGGCCAGGAGCGGATCGGCGGGCAGCTCTCCTGGCGCAACTCCCAGCGATCGCTGCTCGCCGCCTACGCCGCAGCCTGCCGTGACGACGCTCCGGCGTCGGCGGGCGACCAGGACCGCGCAGGGACGAGGCCGCACAGTTGA